In Granulicella mallensis MP5ACTX8, the sequence CCGCTATCCCAACAACGGACGGAACCAGCAACCTGGGCACACGCCCGTAGCTTCTTCGTGGTGAGTCATTCGTTCGTTAAAGAACCAGCGTTACCCCATAGCGCGAAGCGCAAACCGTGACGCTTTAGCGTCGCGGGACGGAGGGAGCCGTAGCCTTTAGGCTACGGAATAAGGGCCAGGCAAGAATTGGGCTTTAGCCCCGGGCCTTTTGTTCGCAGCCGAAAGAAGGCCCGGGCCTAAAGGCCGCATCTTTGCTAAGCCTCTATTTCCGTAGCCTAAAGGCTACGGCTCCCTCCGCCGCCCTGACGCTGAAGCATCAGGGAACACGCTTCGCGCTGTGCTGAACAGACCATCCTTCTCTGACGAATTAATGACTCACCACTCACTCCAGGCATGGGCTGGAAAAGCATCGCACAGCGCTCATCGATCTCCCTACAACCCAACCTTCGTCTCGGCAGCCATATAGTCGACCACCGCCTTCAAATCCCCGGTCTCCCGAAAGACACGCAACTGCCGGTCAGCCCCCGAACCCTGCTCCAGCATCGTGCGAATGTAACCAATGGCATCCCGGCACTGGAGCTCATCCAGCACATCGTCAATGAACGCGAGATACTCCAGAATCAACTCCTTCTCCGGCACCTCCTGCTCTTTGCCGAAGTCGATGAGCTTCCCCGCGAGCCCGTAACGCACCGCACGAAACTTGTTCTCCATCAGCAGCGCACGCGAGTACTGGCGAAAGTCCAGATTGCGCTCGTGAAGCTGCCAGAGCTTCGCCGCCGTTGCCTGGATCAGCGCGGCAATCGCAATCGTCTCCTCGGCGCGCAGAGGGATATCGCACACCCTCACCTCGACCGTATTGAAGTACGGATGTGGACGCACGTCCCACCAGATCTTTTTGGCGTCGTCGATGCAGTTGGTCTTGATCAGCAGGTTCACATAGTTCTCGAACTCCGAGTAGCTATTGAACGTATCCGGAAGGTTGGTGCGCGGAAAGTTCTCGAAGACCTTCGCGCGATAGCTCTTGTAGCCCGTCTCCATACCCAGCCAGAAAGGAGAGTTCGTCGA encodes:
- a CDS encoding carboxylate-amine ligase yields the protein MRPTFTLGIEEEYQTIDPVTRDLRSHIATEMLAQGKLRLEERVKAEMHQSVIEVGTRICRNIGEAREDIYDLRRNMIRLAEEHGLVLVAGATHPFADWRSQEIHPDPRYAKVVEDLQLVARSNLIFGLHVHVGIEDREAAIRIMNSLRYFLPHILALSTNSPFWLGMETGYKSYRAKVFENFPRTNLPDTFNSYSEFENYVNLLIKTNCIDDAKKIWWDVRPHPYFNTVEVRVCDIPLRAEETIAIAALIQATAAKLWQLHERNLDFRQYSRALLMENKFRAVRYGLAGKLIDFGKEQEVPEKELILEYLAFIDDVLDELQCRDAIGYIRTMLEQGSGADRQLRVFRETGDLKAVVDYMAAETKVGL